The sequence TAGGGCTTGTAGGAAATAAAGGTTCAAAACCAAACCATACTAAGTAACCATTTAACCCAGCTCCTAAAAAGATAAGGGCTAACAAAACTTCACAGACGCGATAAAAACCCTGCTTCATTCCTCTTCACTCCTCGCGCAAAATTGACCGGATGGTCATTTATATGGTAAATTATAACTAGAACTGACCATGTGGTCAATACAAAATAACATCACGAATGGAGCGAACTCATGAATCCCATATGGAACGATGAAACGGACGTGAAAAAAAAGCAACTGCTTCAGGCGGGACTAGAGGAATTTGCTGAGAAGGGCTATGATCTGGCATCTACCAACGCGATCATAAAAAAGGCGGGAGTGTCGAAGGGGCTTTTATTTCACCATTTCCACAATAAAAAAACACTGTTTCTCTATATTGGAGAACGGTGTACGGAGTATTTTTTTTCTTATTTAGAAAGTGAATCTTCTTCTATTTCGGCTGACCCGCTAGAGCGATTAAGAGACTTGAATCTGGTAAAAATGAAGCTTTTTATACAAGAACCCCTCATCTATCACTTGGCTATTTATCTTTTAGTGGTAAAATCAGAAGAAATTCAAGAAGAAGCAAACCAGTTTGAGCAGCGCTTCAATGAGCGATATTTTCGCTTCTACCTGGATGGGATGAATACGGAAATCTTGCGCAACGATATTTCCTATGAAAACATACTGGCTATTATTTTTGAATCGGTCGAGGCTTTAACCAGAAGCTATGTAGAAAAATACAAGCAGGTTGACGACAAAGGACTCGCTCTACTAGAAGGGCTGTACAAAGATTTAACAGATTATATGGAGATCTTAAAATATGGCATTTATCAAAGATAGAGAACCTCAATTGACTCTCGGGATCATTAAATCCTTGTGCGACCAGGCTTCTTATAAAACAGGAGAAGCTTACTACCGTGCCGGAAAAGTGACGTTGACGACCTATGACCCGAATTCTTCTTTATACAACGGGAGGGTGCAAGGAAACAGCAACTTTGATGTCCAGGTTAGGATCGATCCAAACGGCCATGTCGAGGCGGATTGTACCTGTCCCACGCTGGATTCTTACGCGAAACATTGCCAACATGTGGCGGCTGTCTTGCTGTTGATCCACGAGTTTCAACAGGATGGTTTCCTGGGTCATGACGAACTGACTTCCCCCAACAAGTCCGGCGGAGATTCTCAGCTCACGAACAGGGTCTTGGAATTATTCAGCGAAAACCACGCCCCTCCTCGCCATTTCCTCCACATTCACGATACGAGAGAAAGCCTGAATGTGGAGTTCATTTTCCGAGCCGTTCCTTATGCGGACGGGAAATATCTTCTCGGAATCGAGATCAAAGCGGGGCTCAAAAGGCTCTATATGGTAAAAAACATCCGAGATTTTCTCGATCGAATGGAGAAGGGAGAAGGCTTTGTTCTCTCCAAAAACCTTCACTATGATCCCTTGTGGCATGGGTTTCAAAGAGAAAATGAGGCCGTCATGCAACAGCTGATGAAAATCTACGAGCATGAAAAAATGGTTCGCGAACTATCGAACTCTGCTTCCGCTGGGCTTGCTCACGGGGAACGAATGCTTATCATTCCTCCGTCGTTCATCGACGTTCTTCTTCCTTTGCTTGCCGCTGCGCCCAAGGTGCAGGTGGAACAGGAGGGGAGGTTGTGGGATGGCCTTCAAGTGATAGAGGAACCCCTTCCGCTGACCTTCGCCTTCGATCAGCTAGACGACGAAGGCTGTCAATTGAAGGTTCAAGGCTTGGAAAGGATGACGGTGATGGAAGCCTATGGGTTGGTCCTTGTGGATGGAAAGCTGGTGAAGCTGCCGACGGATCTAAGCAAGCGTCTGTCCGAGCTTAAGTCCATGCTTGAATCCGGAGACCACCCACACATCCCAATTGCCTCTGAGCAGATCGAACTTTTTATGGAGAAAGTGATCCCGAGATTGAGGAAGCTAGGCACCATACAGATCGCTCCAGCCTTAACTCATCGGATGGTGCAAACTCCGCTGAAGGCCAAGCTCTATCTGGACCGGGTAAAGGATCGACTGCTTGCAGGATTGGAGTTTCAATACGGTGACGTTGTGATCAATCCGTTGGAAGCTCGTAGTCAGAATAAGAGCAGAAGCCGCATGCTGTTGCGGGATGGAGATCAGGAGCAGCGAATTCTAGAGCTGATGGATCGAAGTGCCTTTACCAAGACCGAGGAAGGCTATATCATGCATGACGAAGAGGCGGAGTACGATTTCCTGTATCATATGGTTCCTGAGCTGGAAAAGTGGGTCACGGTTTACGCCACCACCGCGGTCAAGATCAGACTCGTGACGGGACACGCTTCCCCGAAGGTCACGGTGAAGGTAACGGATCGTCCCAATTGGCTGGAAATTCGCTTTGATATGCAGGGGATTGCGGAATCAGACATTCAACACCTCCTCCAGGCCCTCGAGGAAAAGCGCAAATACTACCGGTTGCCCAATGGCGCCTTATTACCGTTGGAAAGCCATGAGTTTCAGGAAATCCGATCCTTTATAGAGGAGATGGGTATTCACCAGGGGGAGATCAAGGGGACGAAGGCCCTCCTGCCGGTTGTCCGCGGCGTTCATCTGATGGAGGCGAAGAGACAGGGAAAGGCCGTCGAGTTCGGGAAATCCTTCCGAATGCTGTTGGAAAACCTGCGACACCCCGATCATCGGGACTTCCCGGTGCCCCATACGCTCGAACCCATCCTGCGGGAGTATCAGAAGTACGGCTTTCAGTGGATGAAGACGCTGGCACACTACCGATTTGGAGGGATTCTGGCAGACGATATGGGGTTGGGGAAAACGCTGCAGAGCATCGCTTTTCTCCTTTCCGAGCTCCCGGACATCCGAGAGCAGAAGCGTCCCGCGCTGATCGTTTCTCCTGCCTCCCTCGTGTACAATTGGCAGCATGAGTTGAAGAAATTCGCACCGGAGATCCGCTCGGTCGTCGTGGATGGGAGGGGAGCGGAGCGCAGGCGGAGGGTAGAGGAGGGCTCTCAGGTCGACGTGTTGATAACCTCATACCCGCTATTGCGTAGGGATAGGGAGGCGTACAGCCAATCAAGCTTCCATACGCTTATCTTGGATGAGGCCCAGTACGTTAAAAATCACCACACGCAGACGGCGAAAGCCGTGAAGGAGATCCACGCTCAGTACCGTTTTGCTCTCACGGGAACGCCCATCGAGAATCGACTCGAAGAGCTGTGGTCCATTTTTGACGTCGTGTTTCCTGCTTTGTTTGCCGGAAGAAAGGCGTTCCATGGATTATCCCGAGAGCGCGTGGCCAAGACAGTCCGCCCCTTTCTGCTGCGCCGGGTAAAAAGCGATGTGCTTCAGGAGCTGCCGGAGAAAATGGAGTCGATTCAGGTGACAGAGCTCCTTGCGGAGCAGAAGAAGCTGTACGTGGCTTATTTAGCCCAATTGCAACAGGAAACCGTGAAACACCTAGCAAAAGACTTTCAAAAAAACCGAATCAAAATCCTCGCAGGCTTGACCCGACTTCGTCAGCTCTGCTGCCATCCTGCGTTGTTTGTTGAAGGCTATACGGGAAGCTCGGCCAAATTCGAGCAACTCATGGAGATCTTGGCGGAATGCCAAAGTGCGGGAAAGCGAGTGCTGGTCTTTTCCCAGTTTACCGAGATGCTTGGCCTCATGGGGCAGGAATTGGGGAACCAGGGTGTCCCTTATTTCTATCTGGACGGGAAAACCCCCGTTGCGGAGCGCATCGAACGATGCAACCGATTTAACCTGGGTGAGCGAGACGTGTTCCTGATTTCACTAAAGGCAGGAGGTACAGGACTGAACCTGACCGGTGCGGATACCGTCATATTATACGACCTGTGGTGGAACCCCGCTGTGGAGCAGCAAGCCGCCGATCGTGCCCATCGTATCGGGCAAAAGAAGGTGGTACAAGTGATTCGCCTGGTGAGCCAAGGGACCGTAGAAGACAAGATGTACGAGCTCCAGCTGAAAAAGAAGAACCTCATCGAGGAAGTCATCCACGAGGGACACCAGGAGCTTGCGGCCCTGAGCGAGCAGGACATACGAGAGATCTTGATGATATAGACAGACCGATTCGTGCTATTTTGGGGAATGGCCACCGTTTTTTTAGAGTGATCATGGGTGTGCTATAATATTTTCACACCCGAACCAAATATAAGCAGATGGTATAAAAAATTTACAGGGGGTTAACCATGTCAGTGACCAATTTTAAAGCAGAACAGAAATGGAGAAAACTACCTAAAGATATACAAGAATTGCTGATCAATAATGTTTTTTGCTCTGCTTGCGGAGTGACGACCATCGTGGATTACACTTTGCACGACGACAAAATGGGGATTCTTCTTAAGGGAAAATGCAAAAAGTGTGATAAAGAGGTTGCGAGGTTTGTTGAGAATGAGTAATAGCAGTAAGCTTACATGTTGGGTAGAATGACCAGTCTTTTTCCCATCCCGGGTTCGCAGGGGTTAATTAATCAAGCCTTCTCATAGACGAGAGGGTTTTTTCTTTACCAAATCGTCTGAAAAGACATCCATACTAACTTAGATATACCACTTGGATTACTCTGGGCAAAAATAACCGGACGATTTTCCGCTATTTTTGCTAACGTACAATAAACACCCGAATTAGCGGAACGAATTCCGTCTATTGGCCTCGTAAACCCCAAAAAAAGCTTGTTTTGAGCCAATAACGGAAAATTTTCCGTCTAATATCCCCCTTTTGAGGCTGAATCTAGGGATAGCGGAAAAAATTCCGCCTATTTTTGACCCTACCAAACCACCCATTCCCCTCCCAGGTAAGGGACTGAACCCAATCCTTTCCTTCTCACCTTCTTAGTCTGAAGTCCATTAGGATGATAAGTGCCGTTGCCGTTCATATCATCCTGCCATATCTATGTAAAATAACGAAAGGACTAAGTCTCGAGTTTTTAACTATAAGGAGTGATCTTTAATGGGAATAAAAAGACGTAAAGAACATTGTTTTATTGAAACGCATTCTACTTCTGATGTGAGCCTCGTTGATGCATTAGACGTTAGACTTGTACCTGTAGTAACAACAATACCTGTAGTGTCCCATCGATTTTTTGAAGATTTTACGACTAACCATAATAAAGCATTCGTGGAATTTAGAATAAATCCAGTATCAGCGGTTCTTGCCCTGATTAATGCTATTCTTCAAATGCAATTAATTGATTTCAACTTAGTAGTAAAAACACGTGGTATGGAGATCCCTCAAGAGATACCAATAAGAAGTGACTTTGCCGGTCAATTTGAAGATTTGGAATGGGTTGCCTTTAGACTAAATACTCAAGACAATCTTCCAGAACCAATAGATCTATCTTTAGTAATAGGAAACTTAAGAGTTCAAAAAACATTCTGCATTTGCTGTGGTGGTGAAGACAGTAACAGAATCTCATAAAGCTGCTTTCCGGCAAAGTCCTAGGATTCACTATGAAGTGATTCCTAGGGCTTTATTTATTTGATGAAAGATGAGAAGAATAAGTTATTCAACTATTACACTTATAATTGATAAAACATATTAGTGTATAGGAAGGGAATTAAGGAGGAATTTAAGAATTGTGGGATTATGTTATTATAGGTGCGGGTTTAGCGGGTAGTGTTTTGGCAGAAAGAATCGCCAGCCAACTTAATAAAAAGGTTCTGATCATAGAAAAAAGAAATCATGTAGGAGGAAATTGCTATGACTCATATGATCAGAATGGGATCCTTGTTCACAATTATGGACCCCATATATTTCATACAAAAATAGCTAAAGTGTGGGATTATTTATCGCAGTTTACGAGATGGATCGAGTACCATCACAGAGTTTTGGGCTTCGTGGATGGTCAAAAAATACCTATACCTTTTAACTTGAATTCTCTCTATAGTATTTTTCCAAATCTAGTTGCGAAGAAACTGGAACAAAAATTAATTAGATATTTTGGATACAATAAAAAAATACCGATATTAAAGTTGCGACAGATTGAAGATCCTGAGTTAAACTTTTTAGCCGAGTACGTCTATGGAAAAATTTTTTTAAACTATACCCTTAAGCAATGGGGAGTCAAACCAGAGGAGCTTGATCCTTATGTAACCGGAAGAGTGCCTATTTATATTAGTAGGGATAACCGATATTTTCAAGACCGCTTTCAGGGGATACCCGTGGGCGGATACACCAATTTATTCTTAAAAATGCTAGAACATCCTAATATCAAGATTCTTCTAAAAACCAATTTTAAAGAAATACTTAATATAGATTTGGATCTCTCTAAAATGGTTCTTATGGGGAAGGAGTTTAATGGGAAAGTCATTTATACAGGACCCATCGATTACTTTTTTGATTATAAATATGGCAAATTACCTTATCGCTCTCTTCAATTTCATTTCCACAATATAAACACACCGTTCTATCAAGAAGTTGGAACAGTGAATTACCCGAATGATTATCACTTCTTAAGGATTACTGAATTTAAATTCATGACAAGCCAACAATCCCCCACTACAACCATTGTAAAAGAATATCCCCAAGAATATATTCCAGGTGTTAACATACCATATTATCCCATTAAAAATACTAGCAACCAACTGATATATGAATTATATAAGAATGAAGCCAAACGGCTACCCCATGTTTTTTTTGTTGGGAGGCTCGCAGAATATCAATATTATGACATGGATGCCGTGGTTTCCAAGGCATTACGGATTTTTGACGAAAAAATCAACCTTCCTTAGGAGGTCATGATGGAAATGAATTCTTCCCCATCTGATACGGTGATCAATCGTTCAAGAGGGAATAACCAATTGCTCATCATTCTTGCAGGCTATAAGGACTATTTGTGGAATATGACTCTGTTCAGGATAGCAAAGTTTGCTCCGAAAGATATGGATATTTGTATAGCTTCTTCAGGAATTCGCTCGAAAGAATTGATGAAATACGCTGAGAAATTCAACTGGTCTTACGTTGAAACGAAACGAAATGATCCAGGATTCGTTCAAAATCTAGCTATACAAGTCCACCCACGAGCTCATTGGATTTATAAGCTTGATGAAGATCATGTTATTGCTGAAAATTTTTTTGAATCCCTTCACCAGGGTTATATTTCAATGCTAAAAACCGGATTGAAAAAACCAGGTTTTATTTCCCCTCTTGTCAATGTTCATGTTAATACCTACGTCGAATTTCTAAAGAAAATCAATAAGGATCAAGAGTACTTTAAAAAATTTGGAGAACTCTCTTTACACCCACAACCAACAAAAGCGCATTATGACGGAGTGGCTGCCAAGTGGCTATGGATGAATAGTTTGCCTTTTGATGCTGTTGCAAAACAACTAAATAGTCTTCCTTTCGGATACACCATTGTAAACCATAGATTTAGTATAGGTTCTATTTTATTTGAAAGGGACTTCTGGAAAAGAATAGGAGGGATGGCTGTAGTAAAGGAGGATGGAGAAAGGGTTGGAAAAGATGAATCGTACCTTTGTAAGCAGTGCCTAGAATTACAAAGACCCATTGTTTTTATCCATAATGTTTTTGCAGGTCATTATTCCTATGGACCTCAAAATGATGTCATGAAAAATTATTTAAACATTCTTTTGCCTCACTTATCCATTTAACGATGTAGGATTGTGTAGCGATTCGCGCACAGCTCCAATCATTCTTGAAGTGAAATAAATAAGGTAACGAGATTGGAGCAGTTCTTCAAGGCTGCTCCTTTTCTATATTAAGCTAAAGAGAGTTTAGCTTAGTACACTTTGTTATGAGGGTAATCATTTTGGACTTACAATTTCCTTAATTCTTCCCTGTTCACAGCTTCGGGGGGACGTTCAATCCATTTTTTTGTTATTCCTAAATGCGTGCCTTCCTCTGAATAAGACGTCACTTCAGATATGAGTAGTGTATATAAGGCTCCGATGTCTCTCCTCATACTGGTTGCCAAAGATGCTCCATAATCAGCCATGCTAATCTGCATCATTTGAACTACATGTGTAAACATCAACCGATCCGAGAAAGGGGGTTCTGTTGAAGTGGTTACAAACATGCTGGAACTAGCAGGGATGGTGATTTCTTCTTGTTTTAAAGGCTTGCTCAACAATTCAATATGTTTTTTACCGATTTCAATGCCTTTTAACAAAAACCTTCGAAATGCTTCATCTTTTGTACATTGGGAAAAACCCCTGACGAGGGTCAGTCCAGTATTATTTAATACGATATTACTATAAAGGTTGGCGATACCTAATGCATCTAATGGTCTTTTCTCACCAAACAGTCCATTTAGATACGATTGTTGCTGAATCCATTGTTCTTGTTCTGGATAGGGAATAACGGGTGGTCTGCTATAGATACCTTTAGATAACATAATCTCTACTGACCTATTAAATAAGGCAGATGAAGAGGATAAAGACTCGGTATAAAATTCACGGATATCTTTCCTTGAACTAATTGTTAATGCTATTGCATTAGATGATACCCATGTCTTTGAGAGGTTCTGTATGTAACTGATTAGGTATTCGTCAGAAAATAGAGGCATGGCGTTTGGGTTAACGTCATTTTCAGTGAAACCGTGGGGAACAGGAATTCCTTCCTCTTGAAAGTAAGCTGTTAAGCGTGATACATGTTTTTGGGAAAGCTCTAGGGCATAGGAAATCGAGGGTTGAAGGGACTCATCTTTGACTATCGCAAGAAAATAACGTAGTACACATGTAGTCATAGTGGAAGTTTGGTAATTTGCCCATAAATTTGCAATCTCAGCAGTAGTCAGTTTGATTGGGTTCATGTGCTTCCCATCCTTAATTAAATATTACTCTTAGAATTCTCTATAAAAAGGAATTTATGTATTTTTTTACATAAATGATCGAGTATAGCATTAACATGCTCGGCAAGCTAAACGGCGCAATCGCGGCCCCGATCACTGGTACGGTGATTCCAACTTTTTTCCTTAAGATGGAGATGGCCTTTACGTTTCTCGAATTTCATTGGAATGGGTCGGATCCGGTACCCGGAGGCCGGGGATCTGGTCGAACTGGGTGATGTCCATCTTCCCAATCGTTGGGGAACCGTTAGGAAAGTAGTTTAAGGGAATTCTCGAAGGTACTAAATCTTCCACGACATGCGGAACTTCCATTACAGCATTATGGCCACCAAAAAGTTCTCCATCAAGTACAGAATCATCCACAGAAAAATCATTCGGAATTACAATGCAAGCATCAAATCTACAGTGATCAGGAAGTGTTGTAACGGGGTTATCTTGTGGAATTGCAAATAGAATTGCAGATTCAAGAAAATTTTTCTCTTTAGCCCATTTTTTTAACTTCTCCATTACTTCGATATTGGCAGGTCCATATGGACCAACTCTTCGCATATAAGCAATACGATAGTTTGGAAATGATTCGACTTTGAGTTTCTCGTAATCGAAAAAATTTCCGATTGTAAAGTGGGTATTGCTATGAAAGAAACCAGTAAAACAAAACGTCAATATATTTAACGTACTTGGGGTTATTCACAGAGTAAAGGGTGCTCAAGTGGTTTGGGAGAGGAAGAGTATAGTGAAAAACAAAGAAAAAAAGAGATTGATCATGTTTAATCTCTGGGAGATAGAAGAACAAATGTCATGGTTTACGGATATGTCCTTACAGGGATGGAGGCTTACTCGTCTTAATCATGGGTTCGCAACATTTGAACCGTGCGAGCCAGAAGAAATCATTTATCGCTGTGAATTTTCACATCAAAAATCAAATGCCAAAACGGGATGGGAGTTTGTTGGTTCGCGAAATATCATTCACGTTTATAGAAGAATACCTGGTGAACAGAGTATAGAGATTCATGCAGATCCTATTAAACAAGCAGAAGGCTTATCTATCCTCAAAAGGAGCATATTTACAAGAGGGTTGCTAACTTTATTATTGACCATCTTATTGGTAGGTTTGACCATGGCCAAATTGAAAATTGACCCTGTTGGAAATTATCTACAAGACACTTTCATCGAATCCTTCGTATTTCTAATTGCCTATTTCTTCATTAGTTTTACTATGGTGAAAGGGATGATTCATACTTCCAAGCTTATGAGGAAATTAAAATCAGGCACTCTTCTTGAGCATAACACCAACTTTAAGCGGAAAATGTATCAAAATCAATGGATAGCGGGTTCAGTAATCCTAATGATGTCATTATGGATGATAAACATAGTTACCAATCTATTAACAGTCCCCAATGATCCTTTTCCACCCATTCCAAAGGGGGAATTACCTGTAGTACAACTATCTGATTTTATGGATACACCCTTAGGTAATCAAGGCAAGGTAGGAGAACCTTTTCATTACTTTAGGGAAGATTCCAGCTTGCTAGTGCCCAAACAATATGAATTAAACCAAGAAGCCACTGTTCATGCTACGTATAAACCAGCCATTCGTTCTTACTTGTATGAAGTACGCAGCACATGGCTTGCAGAGAAATTTTTAAAAGCGTTAAAAGTAAAAAACACCTCTTATAATGAAAACTACGAGTCCATACAGGATAGCGCCTTTGACGAATTGTGGATCAGCAAAGAAGAG comes from Ammoniphilus sp. CFH 90114 and encodes:
- a CDS encoding DUF2812 domain-containing protein, whose protein sequence is MKNKEKKRLIMFNLWEIEEQMSWFTDMSLQGWRLTRLNHGFATFEPCEPEEIIYRCEFSHQKSNAKTGWEFVGSRNIIHVYRRIPGEQSIEIHADPIKQAEGLSILKRSIFTRGLLTLLLTILLVGLTMAKLKIDPVGNYLQDTFIESFVFLIAYFFISFTMVKGMIHTSKLMRKLKSGTLLEHNTNFKRKMYQNQWIAGSVILMMSLWMINIVTNLLTVPNDPFPPIPKGELPVVQLSDFMDTPLGNQGKVGEPFHYFREDSSLLVPKQYELNQEATVHATYKPAIRSYLYEVRSTWLAEKFLKALKVKNTSYNENYESIQDSAFDELWISKEEYKSAFIARFNNQVYYVVYFGKEPIEALIDEALAKAKG
- a CDS encoding DEAD/DEAH box helicase, with product MAFIKDREPQLTLGIIKSLCDQASYKTGEAYYRAGKVTLTTYDPNSSLYNGRVQGNSNFDVQVRIDPNGHVEADCTCPTLDSYAKHCQHVAAVLLLIHEFQQDGFLGHDELTSPNKSGGDSQLTNRVLELFSENHAPPRHFLHIHDTRESLNVEFIFRAVPYADGKYLLGIEIKAGLKRLYMVKNIRDFLDRMEKGEGFVLSKNLHYDPLWHGFQRENEAVMQQLMKIYEHEKMVRELSNSASAGLAHGERMLIIPPSFIDVLLPLLAAAPKVQVEQEGRLWDGLQVIEEPLPLTFAFDQLDDEGCQLKVQGLERMTVMEAYGLVLVDGKLVKLPTDLSKRLSELKSMLESGDHPHIPIASEQIELFMEKVIPRLRKLGTIQIAPALTHRMVQTPLKAKLYLDRVKDRLLAGLEFQYGDVVINPLEARSQNKSRSRMLLRDGDQEQRILELMDRSAFTKTEEGYIMHDEEAEYDFLYHMVPELEKWVTVYATTAVKIRLVTGHASPKVTVKVTDRPNWLEIRFDMQGIAESDIQHLLQALEEKRKYYRLPNGALLPLESHEFQEIRSFIEEMGIHQGEIKGTKALLPVVRGVHLMEAKRQGKAVEFGKSFRMLLENLRHPDHRDFPVPHTLEPILREYQKYGFQWMKTLAHYRFGGILADDMGLGKTLQSIAFLLSELPDIREQKRPALIVSPASLVYNWQHELKKFAPEIRSVVVDGRGAERRRRVEEGSQVDVLITSYPLLRRDREAYSQSSFHTLILDEAQYVKNHHTQTAKAVKEIHAQYRFALTGTPIENRLEELWSIFDVVFPALFAGRKAFHGLSRERVAKTVRPFLLRRVKSDVLQELPEKMESIQVTELLAEQKKLYVAYLAQLQQETVKHLAKDFQKNRIKILAGLTRLRQLCCHPALFVEGYTGSSAKFEQLMEILAECQSAGKRVLVFSQFTEMLGLMGQELGNQGVPYFYLDGKTPVAERIERCNRFNLGERDVFLISLKAGGTGLNLTGADTVILYDLWWNPAVEQQAADRAHRIGQKKVVQVIRLVSQGTVEDKMYELQLKKKNLIEEVIHEGHQELAALSEQDIREILMI
- the glf gene encoding UDP-galactopyranose mutase — encoded protein: MWDYVIIGAGLAGSVLAERIASQLNKKVLIIEKRNHVGGNCYDSYDQNGILVHNYGPHIFHTKIAKVWDYLSQFTRWIEYHHRVLGFVDGQKIPIPFNLNSLYSIFPNLVAKKLEQKLIRYFGYNKKIPILKLRQIEDPELNFLAEYVYGKIFLNYTLKQWGVKPEELDPYVTGRVPIYISRDNRYFQDRFQGIPVGGYTNLFLKMLEHPNIKILLKTNFKEILNIDLDLSKMVLMGKEFNGKVIYTGPIDYFFDYKYGKLPYRSLQFHFHNINTPFYQEVGTVNYPNDYHFLRITEFKFMTSQQSPTTTIVKEYPQEYIPGVNIPYYPIKNTSNQLIYELYKNEAKRLPHVFFVGRLAEYQYYDMDAVVSKALRIFDEKINLP
- a CDS encoding DUF3231 family protein, coding for MNPIKLTTAEIANLWANYQTSTMTTCVLRYFLAIVKDESLQPSISYALELSQKHVSRLTAYFQEEGIPVPHGFTENDVNPNAMPLFSDEYLISYIQNLSKTWVSSNAIALTISSRKDIREFYTESLSSSSALFNRSVEIMLSKGIYSRPPVIPYPEQEQWIQQQSYLNGLFGEKRPLDALGIANLYSNIVLNNTGLTLVRGFSQCTKDEAFRRFLLKGIEIGKKHIELLSKPLKQEEITIPASSSMFVTTSTEPPFSDRLMFTHVVQMMQISMADYGASLATSMRRDIGALYTLLISEVTSYSEEGTHLGITKKWIERPPEAVNREELRKL
- a CDS encoding TetR/AcrR family transcriptional regulator, with product MNPIWNDETDVKKKQLLQAGLEEFAEKGYDLASTNAIIKKAGVSKGLLFHHFHNKKTLFLYIGERCTEYFFSYLESESSSISADPLERLRDLNLVKMKLFIQEPLIYHLAIYLLVVKSEEIQEEANQFEQRFNERYFRFYLDGMNTEILRNDISYENILAIIFESVEALTRSYVEKYKQVDDKGLALLEGLYKDLTDYMEILKYGIYQR
- a CDS encoding GyrI-like domain-containing protein translates to MGNFFDYEKLKVESFPNYRIAYMRRVGPYGPANIEVMEKLKKWAKEKNFLESAILFAIPQDNPVTTLPDHCRFDACIVIPNDFSVDDSVLDGELFGGHNAVMEVPHVVEDLVPSRIPLNYFPNGSPTIGKMDITQFDQIPGLRVPDPTHSNEIRET